A segment of the Agrobacterium tumefaciens genome:
CGCTGCGTGAGGCTGTAACGATGAGCGCTCTTGCCCAGGCAGCCGACGACCGTCAGGCGCGTGCCGCCGCAGCCCTCGCCGAAAAGCCGGATGGCATTGTCGAAGCGATCGCCGCCAAGGCCGAAGTAACACCGGCGGAAATTCTGGCAATTCTGCCGGAAGGCGCGGCAGTTTCCGCTCCAGCCGAAAAGTTCAACGATATCTGGAACGAAATCCGTAGCTGGGGCGAAGTCCTGATGATCGTGCAGACGCAGGATATCGTGCTCGAAGTTCCCGGCCATCTGCCGGAAGGAACGGAAGGCCACGGCTGGTTCAACATCCACGGCGATAGCCCGATCGGTGGCCACATCAAGAAGGATAGCTGCACGGCGATCACCTTTGTCGATCGCGGTTTCCATGGCCGACGCTCGTGTTCCGTCTGGTTCATGAACGCCGATGGCAAAGCCATGTTCAAGATCTTCGTCCGCCGCGACGAAAACAAGGAACTGCTTGCTGGCCAGCTCTCAAAGTTCGAAGCGTTGCGCGATACCTTCCGCGCTAACTAACGAACTCTTCGCAACCGCCGGGACACCCGGCGGTTTTTTTCTACCGGTTCATCCGTCGTTCAGCACCGTTTTTTATCATCCGCTGAAATGAGGTCGCCACGGCGGCCGATATCAGCACCAACTCGGAGCAAACACCATGAATGACCGCGTTTCCCTGCTTTCCCGCCGCAGTTTCACGGCACTCGCCGCCCTTGCCCCGCTGTTTGCCGCCGGTGGTGTCGCGGCAGCTCCCGCAAGCCTTAGAGGAACGGTTGCCTATCGTGAACGCATCGCCCTGCCGCCGGGCGCCACCGTGACCGTCCGGCTCATCGACGTCTCGCTGGCTGATGCGCCATCCCGTACCATTGCCGAAACAACAATTCGCCCACGCGGACAGGTTCCCGTGCCGTTCGTGCTTCGATACAACGACCGCGATATCCGCCCGCGCCGCTCCTATGCGCTGAGTGCGGAAATCCGCGATCGCGACCGCCTGCTGTTTACCACCACGACCCGCTATTCCGTACTGACGGGTGAACGTGATAACACCGACCTTGTCCTGCAGCGTGTGGCAGGTGGCCCGGACCGCCCCGAAACGGAAGCTGGCATCCAGGGCCGCTGGTTGGTTGAAGACATCAAGGGGGAACGCGTTCGCGGCCAGAAACAGGCGACGCTCGAAATCTCCAGAGAAGGCCGCGTCTCCGGCAATGCCGGTTGCAACGGCATCGGCGGCGAAGCCCGGATCAATCGCGACCGCATCGATTTCGGCCGTATGATTTCCACGCAGATGGCCTGCGCACCCGATATCATGCGGCAGGAACGGCAGTTCATCGACGCGCTTGAAGCGACCCGCTCCTTCCGTCTGGAAGCCCGACGCGGAACGCTGGAACTGCTCGACGGACGTGGTCGCCGCACCATGCGCCTGCGCCGCGCCTGAGAACACCCTTTGCACCGTGCTGGTCGGGACATTGCATGTCGTTTCCGGCACGGTGTGGCTGTCATTCGCACCTTATGAATTTGCTCTACCGCGCCGATGCGAAAGAGCGTTTCCATTTGGCACCAAAACGCTCTATGGAACGCGCCGGCCACTCTTGTCCGTTTGGGCCGCGAAGTTGTTGAGGAAAAAAGCGAATGACGACCTATGTTCTGACCGTAGCCTGCAAATCGACCCGCGGCATCGTCGCCGCGATTTCCGGCTATCTGGCGGAAAAGGGTTGCAACATCGTCGACAGCTCCCAGTTTGACGACTTGCAGACCGGCAAGTTCTTCATGCGCGTTTCCTTCATTTCGGAAGAAGGAGCAAGCCTGGAAGCAATCACCGACGGCTTCGCCCCGGTTGCCGAAAAATTTGGGATGGACGCCCGCATTTACAGCGACGGCCAGCGCGTGAAAACGTTGCTGATGGTGTCGCGCTTCGGCCATTGCCTAAACGACCTGCTCTATCGCTGGAAGATCGGCGCGTTGCCCATCGATATCGTCGGTGTTGTCTCAAACCACTTCGATTATCAGAAAGTCGTCGTCAATCACGACATTCCCTTCCACCACATCAAAGTAACGAAAGACAACAAGCCGAAGGCCGAAGCACAACTGATGGAACTCATCGAAAGCACCGGTACGGAGCTTGTGGTGCTGGCCCGTTACATGCAGGTGCTGTCCGACGAGATGTGCCGCAAGATGTCAGGCCAGATCATCAACATCCACCACTCCTTCCTCCCCTCGTTCAAGGGTGCCAACCCTTACAAGCAGGCGTACGAGCGCGGCGTGAAGCTGATTGGTGCAACCGCGCACTACGTCACCGCCGACCTCGACGAAGGCCCGATCATCGAACAGGAAACGGTACGCATTACCCACGCGCAGTCGGCCGAAGACTACGTTTCGTTGGGCCGCGATGTGGAAAGCCAGGTTCTGGCACGCGCCATTCACGCCCACATCCACCATCGCACCTTTATCAACGGCAACCGCACCGTCGTTTTCCCGCCGAGCCCGGGAAGCTACGCATCGGAGCGTATGGGCTGATAGATTGCGCGGTTAAGAGGGAGTCACTGCCTGGGGGAATATCACCCGCGCTCTCAGCCCTCGGCCGTCCGCGCCATCTTCCAGCTCCAGCCGGCCGCTAAACAGGCCAGCGATTTCCTCGACGATGGCAAGGCCAAGCCCCGCACCGGGGGCGACATTGCCATCGCCACGGGCAAAACGCTGCCGCACAGTGGCGCGGTTTTCGGCCGGAATACCTGGACCGTTATCCTCGACTTCGAGCCAGGCGGCGTCCACCTCCCTGCCGACACGCACGGTGACTTCCGCGTCCCGCCCTGCGTAGTTGAGGGCATTGCCGACCAGGTTGCCGATCAGTTCCCCAAGTAGAAGTGGCTCAGCGGCAATCAATGTAGCGCCCTCCCCTTCAAAACCGAGGTCAATGCCGGCGTCCGCCGCACGCGGCACGAAATCCGCAGTTACCTCCTGCGCCAAAGCGACAAGGTCAACGGCCGAAAATTGCTGTTTCTCACCGGAGCCGGCGGCATCGATATTGGCCATCCGCAGAAGCTGCGCCAGAATATGCTCGGCATGTGCGACCGATGCATCGCCCTTGCGTGCTGCGGCTTGTGCCTCTTCCAGATTTCCTGCACGTGCCGAAAGTGCCAGTTGCGTGCGGATGATGGCAAGTGGTGTGCGAAGCTGATGGCTGGCGTTGCCTGTAAAATGCCGGAGAGCATCGAGTGCCGATTGCAGCCTGACCATGAAGGAATTGACGGTCTCCACAAGGCTTTCCACTTCCACCGGCACGGATTGCTCAATGGGGTGAAGGTCGTTGGGGCTGCGCTCGGCAATCGCCTCCCCGAGACGATAGAGCGGTCTCAATGAAATCGTCACCGCCACCCAGACAATCACGGCAGCACCGACAATCATCAACAACAGGCGAACCGCAGAACGCAGGATGATGGCCTGCGCCAACTGGCTACGGGCGATCGTCGTTTCAGCGACGGTCACTGAAAACGGCACGGAATTGATGCCGGTCGAAGCAAAGCGCTGGATGGCGGCAATCCGAATGCGCTCATCACGGAACACGGCGTCCATGTAGACGGGCGTATCGCCGGTCAGCTTCTCGACCGAAGGCAACGACTGATAACCGGTCAGGAATTGCCCGTTCGGCCCGTCGACACGGTAAAAGACCCGATCCTGCGCTGCCGATGTCAGCATCTCCAGCGCGACATAGGGGATATCGACCTCGAGCGAACCATCCTCGGCTACGACCACACGTTCCGCGATCGCCAGTGCCGACCCGGACAACACGCGGTCGGACACGACATTGGCGGTATTCACCGCCTCGCGCCAGGTATCTGCCAGCGCAATGCAGCCGATGATGGCGGTTGAAATGAGAAGCCAGCCAAGAAGCCGTCGCCGGAGCGAATAGGCGGCCTGCTTCATTCAGCCATCTCCGGCAGCTTGTCGAGATAATAACCGATGCCCCGCGCCGTCTTCACTGTCAGCCCGTGAGGGCCAAGCCGCTTGCGCAGACGGCTGACATATTGCTCGATGGCATTGCCGGAAAGTTCAGCGTCAAATCCGGTGAGCGACTGAACGATCGCCTCCTTGGCGACCACCTTGCCTGCCCTCAGAAAAAGAACCTCCAGCAAAGCGACCTCTCGCGCCGGAATGTCCAGCGGCCGTCCTTCTGCCGAAAAAGTGCGCGACGTCAGATCAAAGGACACTTTGCCAAAACTGACCGAAGACGAACGCAAACCGGCGTTGCGGCGCAGAAGCACGCGAACGCGGGCCTCGAATTCGGCAATATCGAAGGGCTTGATCATGTAGTCATCAGCGCCGAGATCCAGTCCCTTGACGCGTTCTTCCGGCGTGCCCCTTGCCGTCAGGATCAGTACCGCTGCCTTGTCCTGCCGTGCCCGCATCGCACGCAGAACTTCGATGCCGTCCATTTCCGGAAGGTTGAGGTCGAGAATGACGAGGTCGAAACTCTCCACGGCAATAGCCGCATCGGCCGAGGCACCATCGGACACCACGTCCACCGCATAACCGCTGCCGCGCAGAAGGGCAGACAGCCCCTCCGAAAGCACCTGATTGTCCTCGACCAGCAATATGCGCAAATCTTTACTCCCGCAGCGTCGCCTGAACTTAACCAAGCGCTCGGCGCTTGTGAATGGCAAGCACGTGCGGCATGATCTTTTCCATGCGTATCGTCATTTCCCTCTGTCTCTGTCTTTGCTCCGGCCTGTCGGCAATGGCTGAACCGGTTCTTTTTCCTGCACTTTCAGGCAAAGCAGATGCGGTAACGCTGGTGGTGTATTCCTCGCTGGACGAGCCGCTTGCGACGCCCATGATCAAGGGTTTCCAGAAGGCCAATCCAGATATCACCGTCTCCTACGAGGACATGCTGACCGGAGAGATCTATGACCGGATCGTCAAGGAGACCGACGCGGGTCAAAAGACCGCAGACTTTGCCTTTTCATCGGCAATGGATCTGCAGGTGAAACTCAGCAATGACGGTTATGCGCAGCGCTCCGACCTGCCGATGAGCGCAAGCTGGCCTGCCTGGGCAAACTGGCGCAATACCGCCTACGCCCTCACATTCGAGCCCGCCGTTTTCGTCTACCACAAGCCGAGCTTCACATCAGAAAAGCCGCCTGCGACGCGTGCTGAATTCGTTGATTATCTGGAACGGCATGCCAACGAGGTGCACGGTCGCATCGCCACCTACGATATCGAACGCTCCGGCGTCGGTTTTCTGTTCATGTCGCGCGACCAGGAACAGTTCGGTGACATCTGGAGCGTCATCAAACGCATGGGTGCGGCTGGTGTGAAGGTGTATTCGACGTCATCCGCCATTCTGGAACGGGTGTCGGACGGCCGCTTCGTGCTGGCCTACAATATCCTCGGCTCCTACGCCGCAGACTGGGCGTCGCGCCATCCCGATGTCGGTATCGTTTTGCCGAAGGACTACACCGTTGTCATGTCGCGCATAGGTCTGGTGCCGGAAGCCGCAGCCCACCCCGAACTCGGCCGCCGCTATCTCGAGTTTTTCATGTCGAAAGAGGGCCAGACGATCATGGCCCGGCAGTTGCAGATACCTGCCGTCAGCCCTGAAGTGGCGGGAGAAAATACTGCCAATACCATGCAGGCGATCCACGGCGCGCAATTGCGACCTGTTCCCGTCAGCCCCGGGCTGATGGTCTATCTCGATCAGGTCAAGAGAAGCCGTCTGATCGAACGCTGGAATGAAGCACTCCGTTCGCAATAGATTGACCGAAAATCGTGCGCGACAGGTGGCGCGGTATCGTTTTGTAGACGTGCGGCGGAAATTAATAGAGAGTAAACAACCAGGGAATTGCGTTGCGTCAGTTAGATGACAGCTTTCTGTGGTGCTCTGCAATCCTTCTTCATTCCGTGGAGGCGGAAGAAGATGTGGGAGGAAATCTCAAAGATCGAAAATGCCAGCGCCGCTTAAGCCGCGTCAGGGTATCTGCGACTTTGCACCCCTTCCCGCATAAAAACATAACGACGCCCAAAACGAACAAGGGCATCCTGAGGAGGGTTAAAGTGAAACATTTTCTTATCAGCACATTCCTGGCAGGCGCGATCGCTCTTCCGGCGGCAGCCGCCGACTACATGATCATCGCTCCGGCAAATCCGGGCGGCGGCTGGGACCAGACGGCACGCTCGCTGCAAACCGTTCTCCAGGAAGAAGGCATTTCCAAAAGCGTACAGGTACAGAACGTACCGGGCGCTGGCGGCACCATCGGTCTGGCACAGTTTGCCAGCCAGCAGAAGGGCAACCCGAATGCCCTGATCGTTGGCGGTTACGTCATGGTTGGTGCGATCCTGACAAACAAGTCCCCGGTAACCTTGAACGAAGTGACCCCGGTCGCCCGTCTGACCGGTGAATACGAAGCCATCGTTGTACCCGCATCCTCCGACATCAAGACGATCAAGGATCTGATCGAGAAGCTGAAGAGCGATCCGGGCAGCGTATCTTGGGGCGGCGGTTCGGCTGGCGGCACCGACCACATCACTGCAGGCCTGATTGCCAAGGCGGCTGGCGTCGATCCGACCAAGATCAATTACATCGCCTATTCCGGCGGCGGCGAAGCGCTTGCCTCGATCCTCGGCTCGCAGGTCACGGCCGGTATTTCCAGCTACGGCGAATTCGAAAGCCAGGTTAAGGCCGGCACGCTGCGCCTGCTTGCAGTTTCCAGCGAAGAAAAGCTCGAAGGCATCGATGCTCCGACGCTGAAGGAAAGCGGTCTCGATGTCGTCGTTCAGAACTGGCGTATGGTCGCCGCTCCTCCCGGCCTGACCCCGGATCAGGAAAAGGCTGTTAACGCCGACATCGAAAAGCTCGCCAAGTCCGCCAAGTGGCAGGAAACGCTGAAGACCAAGGGCTGGATGGACACCTATCTCGCCGGTGACGAGTTCAAGGCACAGCTCGCCAAGGACACCACCTCCACAGAAGCGATCCTCAAAGACATCGGACTTGTAAAATGAGCCAGGGTTTTAACCCTTCCCGCGAACAAAAGCGCCGCCCTGACTGGGCGGCGCTGCTGATCGCCATCGCCCTCGTCGCCGTCGCCTGTGTGATCTTCTGGGATAGCGCACGCCTCGCCAGCGTTACCGGATATTCGCCGGTCGGTCCGGCCACCGTGCCCTACGCCATCGGATTCTGTCTGATCGGGCTGGCCATCTGGACAGCCATCGAGGCCTGGCGCAACGATTTCCCGGCCCGTGACAAGCAGGAAGTCGGACCCGTCGTCTGGGTCGTTGCCGGTCTTGCCGCGCAGATGCTGCTGCTGAAAGTCGCAGGTTTTTCGATTGCCACCGGTCTGCTGTTCGCCTTTACGGCCCGCGCATTCGGAAAACGCAAGCTCTGGTATTCTATCCCGCTCGGGATCGT
Coding sequences within it:
- the hutX gene encoding heme utilization cystosolic carrier protein HutX, which translates into the protein MSALAQAADDRQARAAAALAEKPDGIVEAIAAKAEVTPAEILAILPEGAAVSAPAEKFNDIWNEIRSWGEVLMIVQTQDIVLEVPGHLPEGTEGHGWFNIHGDSPIGGHIKKDSCTAITFVDRGFHGRRSCSVWFMNADGKAMFKIFVRRDENKELLAGQLSKFEALRDTFRAN
- a CDS encoding response regulator transcription factor, which codes for MRILLVEDNQVLSEGLSALLRGSGYAVDVVSDGASADAAIAVESFDLVILDLNLPEMDGIEVLRAMRARQDKAAVLILTARGTPEERVKGLDLGADDYMIKPFDIAEFEARVRVLLRRNAGLRSSSVSFGKVSFDLTSRTFSAEGRPLDIPAREVALLEVLFLRAGKVVAKEAIVQSLTGFDAELSGNAIEQYVSRLRKRLGPHGLTVKTARGIGYYLDKLPEMAE
- a CDS encoding META domain-containing protein — its product is MNDRVSLLSRRSFTALAALAPLFAAGGVAAAPASLRGTVAYRERIALPPGATVTVRLIDVSLADAPSRTIAETTIRPRGQVPVPFVLRYNDRDIRPRRSYALSAEIRDRDRLLFTTTTRYSVLTGERDNTDLVLQRVAGGPDRPETEAGIQGRWLVEDIKGERVRGQKQATLEISREGRVSGNAGCNGIGGEARINRDRIDFGRMISTQMACAPDIMRQERQFIDALEATRSFRLEARRGTLELLDGRGRRTMRLRRA
- a CDS encoding tripartite tricarboxylate transporter substrate binding protein — its product is MKHFLISTFLAGAIALPAAAADYMIIAPANPGGGWDQTARSLQTVLQEEGISKSVQVQNVPGAGGTIGLAQFASQQKGNPNALIVGGYVMVGAILTNKSPVTLNEVTPVARLTGEYEAIVVPASSDIKTIKDLIEKLKSDPGSVSWGGGSAGGTDHITAGLIAKAAGVDPTKINYIAYSGGGEALASILGSQVTAGISSYGEFESQVKAGTLRLLAVSSEEKLEGIDAPTLKESGLDVVVQNWRMVAAPPGLTPDQEKAVNADIEKLAKSAKWQETLKTKGWMDTYLAGDEFKAQLAKDTTSTEAILKDIGLVK
- a CDS encoding sensor histidine kinase: MKQAAYSLRRRLLGWLLISTAIIGCIALADTWREAVNTANVVSDRVLSGSALAIAERVVVAEDGSLEVDIPYVALEMLTSAAQDRVFYRVDGPNGQFLTGYQSLPSVEKLTGDTPVYMDAVFRDERIRIAAIQRFASTGINSVPFSVTVAETTIARSQLAQAIILRSAVRLLLMIVGAAVIVWVAVTISLRPLYRLGEAIAERSPNDLHPIEQSVPVEVESLVETVNSFMVRLQSALDALRHFTGNASHQLRTPLAIIRTQLALSARAGNLEEAQAAARKGDASVAHAEHILAQLLRMANIDAAGSGEKQQFSAVDLVALAQEVTADFVPRAADAGIDLGFEGEGATLIAAEPLLLGELIGNLVGNALNYAGRDAEVTVRVGREVDAAWLEVEDNGPGIPAENRATVRQRFARGDGNVAPGAGLGLAIVEEIAGLFSGRLELEDGADGRGLRARVIFPQAVTPS
- a CDS encoding tripartite tricarboxylate transporter TctB family protein, which codes for MSQGFNPSREQKRRPDWAALLIAIALVAVACVIFWDSARLASVTGYSPVGPATVPYAIGFCLIGLAIWTAIEAWRNDFPARDKQEVGPVVWVVAGLAAQMLLLKVAGFSIATGLLFAFTARAFGKRKLWYSIPLGIVLSFIVWFIFARLLQLSLPAGPLERLFV
- the purU gene encoding formyltetrahydrofolate deformylase, whose amino-acid sequence is MTTYVLTVACKSTRGIVAAISGYLAEKGCNIVDSSQFDDLQTGKFFMRVSFISEEGASLEAITDGFAPVAEKFGMDARIYSDGQRVKTLLMVSRFGHCLNDLLYRWKIGALPIDIVGVVSNHFDYQKVVVNHDIPFHHIKVTKDNKPKAEAQLMELIESTGTELVVLARYMQVLSDEMCRKMSGQIINIHHSFLPSFKGANPYKQAYERGVKLIGATAHYVTADLDEGPIIEQETVRITHAQSAEDYVSLGRDVESQVLARAIHAHIHHRTFINGNRTVVFPPSPGSYASERMG
- a CDS encoding ABC transporter substrate-binding protein, which codes for MRIVISLCLCLCSGLSAMAEPVLFPALSGKADAVTLVVYSSLDEPLATPMIKGFQKANPDITVSYEDMLTGEIYDRIVKETDAGQKTADFAFSSAMDLQVKLSNDGYAQRSDLPMSASWPAWANWRNTAYALTFEPAVFVYHKPSFTSEKPPATRAEFVDYLERHANEVHGRIATYDIERSGVGFLFMSRDQEQFGDIWSVIKRMGAAGVKVYSTSSAILERVSDGRFVLAYNILGSYAADWASRHPDVGIVLPKDYTVVMSRIGLVPEAAAHPELGRRYLEFFMSKEGQTIMARQLQIPAVSPEVAGENTANTMQAIHGAQLRPVPVSPGLMVYLDQVKRSRLIERWNEALRSQ